One Anolis carolinensis isolate JA03-04 chromosome 4, rAnoCar3.1.pri, whole genome shotgun sequence DNA window includes the following coding sequences:
- the syndig1 gene encoding synapse differentiation-inducing gene protein 1: MDGLVEQKSAMLTHHKDADTKKRNGLINTRNLMTEGREGMVSVYPTPQYQSRPIGTLYSPNYSRNDPVQQLLDPSTLPQTVESHYHPNIILYSESMLRSWGESMNAECCETTFIEDKSPTKGSLDYPDGKFVTLTTDEIKIHTLSYDVEEEDDFQELESDYSSDTDSEDHFLMMPPRDHLGLSVFSMLCCFWPLGIAAFYLSHETNKAIAKGDFHYASSSSRRALFLAVLSITIGTGIYVGVAVALIAYLSKNNHL, encoded by the exons ATGGATGGCTTAGTTGAGCAGAAGAGTGCCATGCTTACACATCATAAGGATGCTGACACCAAGAAGAGGAATGGGTTGATCAACACAAGGAACTTGATGAccgaaggaagggagggaatggTATCGGTGTACCCGACCCCCCAGTATCAGAGTCGGCCGATTGGGACTCTCTACTCCCCAAACTACTCCAGAAATGACCCCGTGCAACAGCTCCTTGACCCCAGTACTTTGCCACAGACTGTGGAATCCCATTACCACCCAAACATCATTCTGTATTCAGAAAGCATGCTGCGGTCCTGGGGAGAAAGTATGAATGCAGAATGCTGTGAAACAACCTTCATTGAGGACAAATCACCAACCAAAGGCAGTCTGGATTATCCTGATGGCAAATTTGTTACTCTGACTACAGATGAGATCAAGATCCATACCCTGTCTTATGATGTGGAAGAAGAAGATGACTTCCAGGAACTAGAG AGTGATTACTCAAGTGACACTGACAGTGAAGACCATTTCCTTATGATGCCACCCAGAGATCATCTTGGGCTCAGCGTGTTCTCCATGCTCTGTTGTTTCTGGCCACTGGGAATTGCTGCCTTCTATTTGTCACATGAG ACAAACAAAGCCATCGCTAAAGGGGACTTCCACTATGCTAGCTCCAGTTCACGGAGAGCTCTCTTCTTGGCTGTGCTATCCATCACTATTGGAACAGGCATTTACGTAGGGGTTGCTGTGGCGCTTATAGCCTACCTATCAAAAAATAATCACTTATGA